aaataaaaatttaaaggcAAATAAACCCAATCAATACCTTCCTAAGAGCATATTAAgcaagattttttaaaatttttatttttttggtaattaGAGAAATTAAATTAATGACAAACTAAGTCTAGCTCTAACAGCAAACAGCTATTATATAGAGTCATCTGAATTAAAGTTAATCCCCTCTAGAAAAATGAGAGAGAAACAAAGGGTATACAAAGTAAATGAACAATTTACTAAGAATTGTATTGAAGGGTAAAAATAGAAGGAATTATAAATAATAAATCTTAAATTCAATGCCTCTTAcctaaaaaaagaaattctggCCTTTTGCCCTCCTTCTCAGCCAATGGCCAAGTAAAGGTAAATATAGTTCTTGATATACTTACTAGATTTGGGCTGTCTGCAGTGCAGAACAATCGTAGATTGCTGCCAATGACTCAAATTGGTTGAATAAATTCAGTTCAATTTGGACTGCCCATTTAAATTAGTAAATGGGGCCAAAATTGAACTGAGCTCATTTGACCAATAGGTCTGTTGAAAGTATGGTGCGATTTATAGATCCTGTAATTGCACCAATCCTCAATCCATCATTTTCAGTCCACCCCTTTCAGTTAGTGTGTCTGGATAGTATATTATTTgtgataatttttttgaaaaatattgtaataatttttttaatataataaatgagagataaaaaaattattgaaaaatgtgttgatgatacaaataaataaatttttagaaataatccacaaataaatttttttctctGTGTTATCTTTATATAGGAATTGGGCttttggaaaaagaaaggatCGATTTTCACAAAAGAATTATTAGTGATCGATCCTTCTCATCAAAATATGGACCACCCTCCaacatttatggcttcattagaATAGGGTTTTTCGAGTTTGGAGCAAATACTCCTGCAATTGTTTCGTCATTGTTGtatattttatatgatttagtTTATATTAACATTACATTGttgtaagtgtgaattttgttCATGTAAATCAACCTAATATATGAATACAACCACATTTATAAATGTGTTCCAACTTTtaaaagaaatataaaaattataccaATTGTATCAAACCTTAACTGTGCTCGCTCTTGTCCCAAACTTTTCTCATCTGTCATTCTCCTCCTATGAAACATACCAACTTCAAGCAACTCACACATGGCGGAGCTAGACATTTTTCATAGGGGCACAATTATGTTACATTAGCGttaagaatatatttttatcttttttacaTCCCCTGCTCACACTTGGTGTTGTTCTTTTATATGTCTCCAAAATTTCAAgcttttattaaatttaaaaattgttgTATGCTACGAGTAGATTGCGCATATAAATGAAAACTAAAAGTCAGTCAGTCTCTCCACACATCCAAATTAATAAGACATGTAGTTATTATAGTGGGTTCTTTTGGATATggtaatttggaaaattttttaattattttcaagatACATTTTTAACTATCCTTTTATTTCATATGCATCACATAAAAAAGTTctataataaataatataaaaaaaatttatccaaATAATCTTCAATCGGTACAAAACCATAATTTTTACTCCAATCAAACCTTTTTGTACTCGCTGAACAAATTTAATTACAACAGTGCAATCAATGATTTAAATTGATTAGTACTTTGAACATGCTAGCTATCTCTTTAAATCCATACCATAAGATTACATTAATCTATAGTATACGTCAACCACAAATATTGTTGCTAAAAAATTGCATCATGAATAtaatttttaaccttttttttaaatttttaattatatttttcctcacatatatcacattatAATACTTTTAAACAATTTCCTATTCAAACCCACCTAgtgtaaattagtcaaattagTCTTTATCTCATTAAGAAATAATAgacattttttttgttctcttcTCAATTCAATTTGGTCACATTTCCACTTCCACGTTTTCCTCTAAAAGGCAAAAGCAAATGgtacggatcttctgtcccatacCCTGTATCACTCTCTGTcacactttttattatattactatctCTCCtatataaacatcatgttttagttctttttatttctttaaaatccaataactattaactgagtaatacaaaaaatttaacaaactaaaaaaatcaaaatgcataaaaaatgagatttttatgaattttttgctgtattttcttattttctattatatgttacattttttaaactattgtatttatgttttattcaattaatagttattagattttaagaaaataaaaaaaactaaaacataATGTTTATGTAGAAGAAATAAcgatataataaaaagtgggacagaggtGGTACAGGGTGTGGGTTAGAAAACTCCTCCATCGTGGCTTCCAACAGTGACTCCTCCATCGTGGCTTCCAACACATTAAAAACCCCTCCATCGTGGCTTCCTCCATCGTGTCCAACAGTGAATGCTCCCTTTCAAATCCTAGTACCCTGACTAAACCCCTACTTtatctttctctctctcaccAACTCCGGCGCACACACGACCACCGCCGCCACCATGCAAGCTGCTCTATTAACTCCGCCACCCACCCCAACACCTGTCCCCTTCAAAAGTCACATCCCAAAATTCAATCTTTTACCTAAAAGGGTTCCCAACTTCACCATCCAAGCATCCACGACTCAGACTGCACGACCACCTCCGCCACCACAAACTACCGCTTTATCGGAGAAGCTGAACAAATACAGCTCAAGAATCACTGAACCCAAGTCCCAAGGGGGCTCACAGGCAGTTCTTTATGGAGTAGGATTGACAGATGATGACTTGCATAAGCCTCAAATTGGAATATCATCAGTTTGGTATGAAGGGAATACGTGCAACATGCATCTGTTGAAACTTGCTGAAGCTGTTAAAGAAGGAGTTAAAGAGGCTGGAATGGTGGGATTTAGGTTCAATACTATTGGAGTTAGTGATGCCATTTCTATGGGGACTAGAGGAATGTGCTATAGTTTGCAGTCAAGGGATTTGATTGCTGATAGTATTGAGACTGTTATGGCTGCGCAGTGGTATGATGGAAACATTTCCATTCCGGGTTGTGATAAAAATGTAAGGCCTTACATCTTTTTCTGCTGTAACGCCTTTTTTCTATGAAATGTGGTCAGCATTTTTAGGTAAAGATTTGAGCGTTTCAATGCTATTTCATTGTTGGATTAACCTTTGTATAGAGGGATTAATCGTTTGTATAGAAGTTGtgatttttggcatttttgggTCTTCTATATGGAGGATCATTTTCTCATTTTGGAACTATTACCTTGAATTTTCAGATGGAGAACTTATCCTAGTTGCTATATTGTTAGCATGCGAGGGCTGACATTCGCTTTTGATGTTGATTAACTTTTTAAAGGGACAGATTAGTATAATATTGCAACTTGCTCGAACTTTTGATGAGTGTTGCATTGGAAGCTTGAGCTTTGATGAAAGACTTTAACAATTAATGTAAAAGTCTCGATTATTGAATTATTCATGGTTTTTCTGTACAGAGGGGTAAGTAGTTCTCCTTTTGGAACTAACGTGTTGATTTTCCAGCAATGGGTAGTCATTTTAGTTAGCAACACTAGTCTGCGAGATCTTATCTTAAATTGTTTGAATTTAACCCTTCAGTGGGACAGGTTAGCTTAATTTCAAATGCTCAATAACCTTCTCTTTTAAATTGTCAATGTTCTTCAACCTGCCTTCTGTTCTGAGCTAATCCTTTCACTAGTGTAGTGGTACCAGAATATGATTTAGGAATACAATCATTTCTAGTTGtcttgtttttcatttgtttttgattttattataaGAGGCGCTTGAATTTATGAGTGTCAACGCAGATGCTATCTCTTTGTGGATACTTTTGTTGGTGAATGAAGAATCAGATTTTCTGAGCCTGGAGGCCATTAAGAATTATTTCTGAAAGTGGAAGGAAAAATCTTTATGTTTTCTACCATGATGGGATATGACATTTTTGGAGATTGAATACTTTGTCTGATAAACTTAGTACTTAAGCAGACAGATAAAGGATAGGCTTCTTTGCACCTTTTCAACTTAATAGAAGAAAATATGTAGGCGTTGCATTTTTTTCTGTATTGGTTGTCCCTTCCCCAATATATTTTACAACTTCTGCTGGCTACCTCCAGAAAGCATGGTTTGAGAATTTTAAGCATTTACTTGTTGGAGGAAATGATTCATTGCAAAAAGTCCTCTAGTTATAGCACATTTTGAAATGCTGAATCAATTTGAGCTCATGATGGTCAAGTAATATAAAAATCATGGCCTCAGACTCAAAATACAGAAAGTTTTGAACTTTGATTGTTTAATTTTCTAGAGACTTTTTGCATGTTAAGCATGATACTTTTGTAATTTTGAGCATTAGAACTTGCCATTTCCCTGATTTTTGTGGGATATACTTTGTCTGCCAAACAAATTTGCCGTAGTTGTCTCCTGTCTTTTGCCTTCTATGTATCTATGGTAATTAGTACATTGGAAATTCATTCTAGGAGAGTCaaatttttaaagttatttATAGATGAAGTACTACTGAAACAAATCTCAAAGTGAAATGAATTCAGTTTAGTGTTATTAATGCTGCAGATGCCCGGTACAATTATGGCAATGGGACGGCTAAATCGGCCAAGCATTATGGTTTATGGGGGAACCATAAAGGTTAGTTTTATTATAGCTCTGTTTAATACTGTTAACTATTCTTTCCATTCTTAGTTAAAAACAGAAGCTTGTTAAGGATCCTGTGGTGCTTTTCCAAATCATCTAGTAAAACTTCAAGCAAGAAGCTCCTGggcctttctcttttttcttttgcaaatttttatGTCGTGGACCATCATTGAGATTAATAGCTAGATTATGTCTTCTGGGAATCACATGGATGGTTATTTAAGAGTTTACCTGGTGAAGTTGGCACCAAGGGACATGGAGTCTAAAAGTCTAGAAGATGATGCAAAAAACAATACTACCAAGTAGGATATTTGGTCAGTACTCTATATTGTGTGTGTATCCAATGTTGGCATTATATCTTGAGATATCCACTCTTTAATTGTAAAAGCTGAAAAAGTCTGCAGATAGTGTCAGGATCAAAGTCATTGCTCTGTTTTTTAACATATAAATGAATATGCTGTTGAACTGGTTGTTGTATCTGTTATTCAGGCTATGATTCTTAAATAAAATGCCTGTGAATCATTCTTTTGCATCAGGATGTACTGCTTAaagtttctttttctgtttttcttctgTAGCCTGGACATTTTCAAGGCCATACATACGACATAGTATCTGCCTTCCAGGTATGTATGCTGCATTGCAGTGTTGCTGAATTTTTGCTTATCTTTTGATTTGGGTAGGTggtttttcttgctctcttaTGTTCTGTCCTCCCCCACTCCACCTTCCTGGTTTCCTGTGTCCTTTCTGCTTGTTAGAGTGCTTTTTGCTTTTTCATACAGGCTTACTGATGGACAATGCCAACTATAATTTTCCTTGGATAATTTGCGTTAGTTCATAGCTGAAACTAAATTTAGTTTTCCTCGGATAATTTGAGTTAGTTTTCATACAACTGAAAGTTGAGGtttagaaaacaaaataacttcgtaaatatttttctatttttcttgttttagaaGATTTCAAAAAATGCAAGGAGATGAAGAATAGTGAAGTTGCTCTCATTCTTCCTTTAATTTCCATCTAGTGCAGATAAATAGGGTCTACCCGCCAGAACACAATCTTATGCAATCTGATTTGGAGGATTTGTTTGTAGTTGAACTAATTTGCTACTCCTGCAAAAGCTTATGCTTCTCCTTCTTTTAATTTAAATTACTGGGAACAACTTCAGCTAATCCTTGTCTGGGGAGCATGTAGTTTAGTTGTCATCCTGTTTCTCTAGTTTCTGTCTTCTCTTACTAATGATTGATCAATTTCTATATCCGTAAATACTTGGATTCCATGAATCTTGTCATAATTCTTACTGTAGGCTTATGGGGAGTATGTCAGTGGTTCTGTCAGTGATGAACAGAGGATGAATGTAGTTCGCAATTCATGTCCTGGAGCTGGTGCCTGTGGTGGAATGTATACTGCCAACACCATGGCGTCTGCCATTGAGACTATGGGAATATCCCTTCCTTACAGGTAGAGAATTTAATAAATTCTTCTCCCATTTTTGATTCAGGTTACCTGGGTTGTTGTATTGCTCTTAGCCTAGATGCTATTATGTGACGCTGTTATGTTCTTTATTCAACAAGCTCTTCAACACCTGCTGAAGACCCACTCAAGTTGGATGAGTGCCGCCTTGCTGGAAAATATCTTTTAGACTTGATAAAGATGGACCTGAAACCACGAGATATTATCACTCCAAAATCACTACATAATGCAATGGTGATCGTCATGGCATTGGGGGGATCCACAAATGCTGTTTTGCATTTGATTGCTATTGCAAGGTGAGATGCCGGATGCTAGCCTTTCTTCTTACCAGTTAATGGAAAGTAACACATGCTAGATGCTGGCAGGTCTGTTGGTTTGCAGTTGACTCTTGATGACTTCCAAAGAGTCAGTGACAAGGTTCCATTCCTCGCAGATCTAAAGCCAAGTGGCAAATATGTCATGGAGGATGTGCACAGGGTTTGTATACTTTTGTGGGTGACTATTTTGCTCCAGTTTTCGTCTTTATGATGTACGAATTACTTTCTCATTGAACATTTTGTAGATTGGAGGTACACCTGCAATCATCAGATACCTATTAGAGCTTGGATTTCTGGATGGGGATTGTATCACTGGTATGCTTATTGTCATTTTTTTAGGTGTCGGGAAATGGTAGCGGGGGAAAATTTCTAATTCTGCTTCAAAGCTCTCTTTCATTTCCAGTTCTTTCTTTAATTCTGCTTTATAGGTTGAAATGTGCATTCCACCCTTATTGTGGCTTTAAATTTCTTAAAAGTTGATTTGGTGTTCTTCAATCTTTTATGCCTGTTTTTTGTGTAGTGACTGGAAAGACTTTGGCTGAAAATGCAAAACTGTTCCCATCTTTGTCTGAGGGTCAGGTAAATTCCTGTCAGCAGAAGATAATGTCAATCTGTGGCAAAGATGTATTGTTATTTTCTGTTGGTTAATTGgttagcaaaattaaggccatcTTAGATGTATTGTTATTTTCTGTTGGTATTGGtaaaagcaaaattaaggccatcTTTCTTTTCACAGCAAATTATAAGACCATTGGCAAACCCCATAAAACAAACTGGTCACATCCAAATATTATATGGGAATATTGCACCTGAGGGTTCTGTGGCAAAAATTacaggaaaagaagggctataTTTTTCAGGTGAGGTGTGTTGCAACCATAATATTCCTTTTGATGAAATCTATACCTTTTCTTCTGAACATATCTGCCATGCTAAAGAGAAAATTGTTATGCATTTATCTATCAGGTCCGGCTCTTGTCTTTGAAGGAGAGGAATCTATGCTCCAGGCTATCTCAGAAAATCCTGCAAGTTTTAAGGTGAGGTCTCTACTTGTGTGACTTCTGTTTTTTACCGTGTACTTGCTTTTTAGGAGTAGGAGAGAGGACAAAAGATCTGTCTACGGAAGGTGTAATGCTTAGCTCCTGCATTAATTGCTGATGGCCTATTTATTCCTACCTGTTACTGCCTGATTATGTTATTAAACTTCAAAGACTGGGGTTTTCTAGACTTTGGTCTAGTTTTGTAGTCAATTTTTTTGGCACTTAAAACGGCTCTGCAAGTTCTGTATTGGAAGTTAGCCAATTCAAAAagtaaaattctttaaaaaccCTTTaatatctttttttctttctttcttcaggTAGGGACCTAGTAACTTATTGTTATTCAAGGTTACATGGCATTATTGTGTTTTGCCACAAACATGATTTTTAGTTCATTTTAAGATCTCATGCCTGTCGctatttttgagaaaaacaaacTGAATATTTTTCATGGCATTTCAGTCTCTGTTTCTGGTGTAGTTGTTAAACTGTACACTTTCTCAGCCCATTTGTGTACAATTATATGCTATTTATCTTGAATGTGCACCTCTTTGCCTCTCATATACAATTTCAAGCAGGGATGGAACCATATTTGAATCTTTTTCTCATATATTTGACAGAAAAATCTTGAGTTCTTGATAAATGATCCCCTTTTCCACTTTGGATTCTTTCTCCTTTGATGCTTTCCCAATATTTGTCTTTGTTTAAGCTGATACCGGTAGGCAGTATCCTCTGATATGAATGATTGCTTACCTTTATGTTTTCATCACATCTAAGAGAACAATAAGCAGACCTGTATTTTTTTTCAAGCTTGATTGGTTTTATATTCAAGCCACACTGAACAACATTTAACCTTGCAACTTTAAGTAAAGCCTGATTGGCTTTTTCTCTTACCTTCTCCTGTTACTTCCTTTGGCATATTGTGCCATGGTCCAGGTTCATAAGTTAATTAGTGCTAAATAAGTTGAAGAAAGATTGATCTCTTTGTAGTTTAGTGGAAAAATGAACCTTATTGAGCCAAGTTGTACTTGAAATGTGAGCAGCTTGCTCAATATTCTTAGCTGCTCCTACTTTCTCTCCTCTTTATACGTCAGGAAGTAAACTGTTATAATTAAACGCATCTTTTTGGTATGATATTGACTAGCtttaattgtaatattcttttatgtttttttatATGTTTCTCATCTTCCAGGGGAAAGTAGTTGTTATTAGAGGAGAGGGGCCTAAGGGTGGACCAGGCATGCCTGAAATGCTTACACCAACTAGTGCAATAATGGGTGCAGGTCTTGGAAAGGTGTGCTACCCTCTGATTACAGTTACAATTGGCTACGTGGGTTCATGTATTCCTTGTATGATGTCAGCATATACTGGGGATGGAACGGGAAGTTCTGCAAAACGTTTATTTGTTGTCTTGAAACTTTTGTTAAAATGTTTTTCTGGTTTAGCTGTGTCTAGACCTGAAATGATAGTGGTGGCAACTTTTTACGCTAAACAAAATTTGTGGCTCAATTTAAATACTGCAGGATGTTGCACTGCTGACTGATGGAAGATTTTCTGGAGGCTCGCATGGATATGTCGTTGGACACATTTGTCCAGAAGCACAGGTATGCTGG
This Coffea arabica cultivar ET-39 chromosome 3e, Coffea Arabica ET-39 HiFi, whole genome shotgun sequence DNA region includes the following protein-coding sequences:
- the LOC113736280 gene encoding dihydroxy-acid dehydratase, chloroplastic, coding for MQAALLTPPPTPTPVPFKSHIPKFNLLPKRVPNFTIQASTTQTARPPPPPQTTALSEKLNKYSSRITEPKSQGGSQAVLYGVGLTDDDLHKPQIGISSVWYEGNTCNMHLLKLAEAVKEGVKEAGMVGFRFNTIGVSDAISMGTRGMCYSLQSRDLIADSIETVMAAQWYDGNISIPGCDKNMPGTIMAMGRLNRPSIMVYGGTIKPGHFQGHTYDIVSAFQAYGEYVSGSVSDEQRMNVVRNSCPGAGACGGMYTANTMASAIETMGISLPYSSSTPAEDPLKLDECRLAGKYLLDLIKMDLKPRDIITPKSLHNAMVIVMALGGSTNAVLHLIAIARSVGLQLTLDDFQRVSDKVPFLADLKPSGKYVMEDVHRIGGTPAIIRYLLELGFLDGDCITVTGKTLAENAKLFPSLSEGQQIIRPLANPIKQTGHIQILYGNIAPEGSVAKITGKEGLYFSGPALVFEGEESMLQAISENPASFKGKVVVIRGEGPKGGPGMPEMLTPTSAIMGAGLGKDVALLTDGRFSGGSHGYVVGHICPEAQEGGPIGLVENGDIITIDIQKRRMDVDLTDTELDERREKWKPPTYKADRGVLYKYIKNVQSASRGCVTDE